AGGCGAAGACGCCTTGAGCGCTTGCTCAAGAATCTCGGCCTGACCGACCGAGCGTCCCTGCCCGGTTGGGTAGACAATCCCTTCGCCTTCATGTCGCGCGCCGCGCTCTTCGTCCTCTCTTCGCGGTACGAAGGTCTCCCGGGAGTTCTCATTCAGGCCCTGGCGTGCGGCAGTCCCTGCGTCAGCACGGACTGCCCTACCGGTCCCGCGGAAATTCTCCGGGGCGGAGAACTAGGGCCGCTGGTCCCGGTGGGCGACCCCTTACCCCTGGCGGAAGCCATGACCTCGGTCCTGGAACGGCCAAGGCCGCGGAAAGCCCGAATCATCCGTGGCTAATGGAAGGCCAAGAACCGGTCATACTGGCTGCCGGCCGCCTCAGCCCCGAAAAAGGTTTTTCCACCCTGATCCAGGCATTCGCCCGACTCGCCGCGAAGCGGGCCTGCCGCCTGGTCATTCTCGGCGAAGGTCGACAAAGAGGGGACCTCGAACGTCTTGTGAACGACAGCCGACTCATGGATAGGGTCTCGATGCCAGGGTGGACCACCAATCCGTTCGCCTACATGTCGCGTGCCGCGTTGTTCGTGCTGTCC
This genomic window from Deltaproteobacteria bacterium contains:
- a CDS encoding glycosyltransferase; amino-acid sequence: MEGQEPVILAAGRLSPEKGFSTLIQAFARLAAKRACRLVILGEGRQRGDLERLVNDSRLMDRVSMPGWTTNPFAYMSRAALFVLSSVREGLGLVLIEALACGCPCVSTDCPSGPREILQGGDLAGC
- a CDS encoding glycosyltransferase, with the translated sequence MEDGGPPVILSAGRLSAQKDYPTLIKAFSRVAEERPCRLIILGEGRRRRRLERLLKNLGLTDRASLPGWVDNPFAFMSRAALFVLSSRYEGLPGVLIQALACGSPCVSTDCPTGPAEILRGGELGPLVPVGDPLPLAEAMTSVLERPRPRKARIIRG